Proteins encoded by one window of Lathyrus oleraceus cultivar Zhongwan6 chromosome 1, CAAS_Psat_ZW6_1.0, whole genome shotgun sequence:
- the LOC127108788 gene encoding uncharacterized protein LOC127108788, whose product MVKSPSSISASMLKNASSASISNNQSISTFGSMLRRNKIMKCFCQDESVLRIVTDLNNINYGRKLLGCRIYMNRMDKGCNLFKWLGDEFVNEMDLNLERQKKKINKRKNEVIHTRGWLKISIVIGILSLEFNLLFVTMYFN is encoded by the coding sequence ATGGTAAAATCACCATCTTCCATCAGTGCTTCAATGTTAAAGAATGCAAGCAGTGCTTCAATATCAAACAACCAAAGCATTAGTACATTTGGATCAATGCTTCGTAGAAATAAGATAATGAAGTGTTTTTGCCAAGATGAAAGTGTTCTTCGTATTGTTACTGATTTAAACAATATCAACTATGGAAGAAAATTGTTAGGTTGTAGAATTTACATGAATCGCATGGATAAGGGTTGTAATTTATTCAAGTGGTTAGGAGATGAATTTGTTAATGAAATGGATTTGAATCTTGAAAGACAAAAGAAGAAAATTAACAAACGGAAGAATGAGGTTATCCACACTAGAGGATGGTTGAAAATATCCATTGTGATTGGGATATTGAGCTTAGAGTTTAACCTTTTGTTTGTAACAATGTATTTTAATTAG